From a single Bufo bufo chromosome 9, aBufBuf1.1, whole genome shotgun sequence genomic region:
- the LOC120978864 gene encoding translation initiation factor IF-2-like isoform X3, whose protein sequence is MAEAVEVMLRRLREAADTRGSDWLEQQVTALLGGAEVGTSSPTPAATRPRRVRPPARLSPDLPPRVRRRVRSPTRDPPRREHSKATAASRRGRNPYVRRDPPEAVGPPPQPIAPATGESGPGSAGSPPVPRSRRPAQRGRGSGSRGSSGAARSARAARRRPLQDEPLSVAHEAAPVGARDGRRPCHDALLTEEEDEAVLDGSPPQSRPFGHEDRRADAYMEDRELRRPFPEGGQFATGPDTVEDRGRPGAIPNAPSSDPAGVLPANSASTHQRNVVDPGVVRQESGPAAAGFTAPGQLVGAVSPAGPGGESGRIGVSRVVVGDPGGDAPLLVWILGHSFVFWGALRADVRQNGRQLGFDRGTAIVRWIGRRGMVWGNVLQEVHRQARLDRVPDILVLHVGGNDLGVRPCRELIRDIRFDFLRLWSLFPSVVTVWSDIVPRKVWREARSVERLNKARIKLNRVIGRFCAKHGAVVVRHPELEAGTGGFWRQDGVHLNAVGIDLWSLDLQGGIETALRVWRNARA, encoded by the exons ATGGCAGAAGCAGTGGAGGTGATGCTGCGGCGCTTGAGGGAAGCGGCGGACACCAGGGGCAGCGACTGGCTGGAGCAGCAGGTGACCGCATTGCTAGGGGGGGCGGAGGTGGGTACGTCTAGCCCTACTCCAGCAGCTacacggccgcggcgggtacggccgccggcgcgcctgagccctgatttacccccccgggtccggcgccgtgtcaggagccccacaagggaccctccacgccgggAGCATTCTAAGGCTACTGCGgcctcccggcgtgggaggaatccatatGTCCGGCGGGACCCTCCAGAGGCTGTGGGGCCTCCCCCTCAGCCCATCGCGCCAGCAACAGGGGAGTCAGGACCTGGTTCTGCAGGATCCCCTCCTGTCCCCAGGAGTCGGAGGCCTGCTCAGCGTGGGAGAGGtagtggcagcagaggcagcagcggGGCTGCGCGGTCGGCCAGGGCGGCCCGGCGCAGGCCCTTACAGGATGAGCCCCTTTCAGTGGCACACGAGGCTGCGCCTGTAGGTGCCAGGGACGGGCGCAGGCCTTGCCATGATGCGCTtcttacagaggaggaggacgaggctgTTCTGGACGGCTCCCCGCCCCAGAGCAGGCCTTTTGGGCATGAAGACAGGCGTGCAGATGCTtatatggaggacagggagttgcGCAGGCCATTTCCTGAGGGCGGACAGTTCGCTACTGGTCCTGACACCGTTGAGGACAGAGGGCGTCCCGGAGCCATCCCTAACGCACCCAGCAGTGATCCGGCTGGGGTGCTGCCGGCGAACAGCGCAAGTACCCATCAAAGGAACGTCGTGGATCCAGGAGTCGTCCGTCAGGAATCAGGACCTGCGGCTGCCGGGTTCACAGCACCCGGGCAGCTAG tgggagcggtttcgccAGCTGGCCCCGGAGGCGAGTCAGGTCGGATTGGTGTGTCCAGAGTCGTTGTGGGAGATCCTGGAG GTGATGCCCCGTTATTAGTTTGGATCCTGGGCCATTCGTTCGTGTTCTGGGGGGCATTACGAGCGGATGTTCGGCAGAATGGGCGGCAGCTGGGGTTTGATCGGGGGACAGCCATAGTAAGATGGATCGGACGCAGAGGTATGGTGTGGGGTAATGTTTTGCAGGAGGTTCATCGGCAAGCCAGGTTAGATAGAGTCCCAGATATCTTGGTGTTGCATGTTGGGGGAAATGACCTAGGGGTCCGACCTTGCAGAGAGTTGATCAGGGATATACGTTTTGATTTTTTGCGTTTGTGGTCCCTCTTCCCGTCAGTTGTCACTGTGTGGTCGGACATTGTCCCCAGGAAGGTCTGGAGGGAGGCGAGATCGGTTGAAAGGCTGAATAAGGCTAGGATTAAGCTGAACAGGGTGATTGGGCGGTTCTGTGCCAAACATGGGGCGGTGGTGGTGAGGCACCccgagttggaagcaggaacaGGAGGCTTTTGGAGACAGGATGGAGTCCACCTCAATGCGGTGGGCATTGATTTGTGGTCACTGGACTTGCAGGGAGGTATTGAAACAGCCCTCCGGGTGTGGCGGAACGCGCGAGCTTAA
- the LOC120978864 gene encoding uncharacterized protein LOC120978864 isoform X1 codes for MAEAVEVMLRRLREAADTRGSDWLEQQVTALLGGAEVGTSSPTPAATRPRRVRPPARLSPDLPPRVRRRVRSPTRDPPRREHSKATAASRRGRNPYVRRDPPEAVGPPPQPIAPATGESGPGSAGSPPVPRSRRPAQRGRGSGSRGSSGAARSARAARRRPLQDEPLSVAHEAAPVGARDGRRPCHDALLTEEEDEAVLDGSPPQSRPFGHEDRRADAYMEDRELRRPFPEGGQFATGPDTVEDRGRPGAIPNAPSSDPAGVLPANSASTHQRNVVDPGVVRQESGPAAAGFTAPGQLVGAVSPAGPGGESGRIGVSRVVVGDPGGTVACLLQASLSEGTWRMYDRAWSRWQQWCNDLGVEVLDGEIPLLLFIGHVKDQGWSVAKINGCMAGLAFGFKLRNSPDITKSFLVRQILKGYRRFQRVKDSRLPVSFSLLLQLGEQVAGVCRSAWEVSLFRLAFALAFFGAFRLGELVCASVQREGGLRSEDVTLYDDRVLIYLRFSKTDQEGRGHLVSLFEVPGCLLCPVRCLRDFQGRAGVAAGPILRHEDGSFLSRFQFIAVFKKCLRNLGMDSGKFTGHSFRIGAATEAARLGVRDEVIKRIGRWESERFRLYVRLGAV; via the exons ATGGCAGAAGCAGTGGAGGTGATGCTGCGGCGCTTGAGGGAAGCGGCGGACACCAGGGGCAGCGACTGGCTGGAGCAGCAGGTGACCGCATTGCTAGGGGGGGCGGAGGTGGGTACGTCTAGCCCTACTCCAGCAGCTacacggccgcggcgggtacggccgccggcgcgcctgagccctgatttacccccccgggtccggcgccgtgtcaggagccccacaagggaccctccacgccgggAGCATTCTAAGGCTACTGCGgcctcccggcgtgggaggaatccatatGTCCGGCGGGACCCTCCAGAGGCTGTGGGGCCTCCCCCTCAGCCCATCGCGCCAGCAACAGGGGAGTCAGGACCTGGTTCTGCAGGATCCCCTCCTGTCCCCAGGAGTCGGAGGCCTGCTCAGCGTGGGAGAGGtagtggcagcagaggcagcagcggGGCTGCGCGGTCGGCCAGGGCGGCCCGGCGCAGGCCCTTACAGGATGAGCCCCTTTCAGTGGCACACGAGGCTGCGCCTGTAGGTGCCAGGGACGGGCGCAGGCCTTGCCATGATGCGCTtcttacagaggaggaggacgaggctgTTCTGGACGGCTCCCCGCCCCAGAGCAGGCCTTTTGGGCATGAAGACAGGCGTGCAGATGCTtatatggaggacagggagttgcGCAGGCCATTTCCTGAGGGCGGACAGTTCGCTACTGGTCCTGACACCGTTGAGGACAGAGGGCGTCCCGGAGCCATCCCTAACGCACCCAGCAGTGATCCGGCTGGGGTGCTGCCGGCGAACAGCGCAAGTACCCATCAAAGGAACGTCGTGGATCCAGGAGTCGTCCGTCAGGAATCAGGACCTGCGGCTGCCGGGTTCACAGCACCCGGGCAGCTAG tgggagcggtttcgccAGCTGGCCCCGGAGGCGAGTCAGGTCGGATTGGTGTGTCCAGAGTCGTTGTGGGAGATCCTGGAGGTACCGTAGCTTGTCTGTTGCAGGCATCATTGAGTGAAGGCACGTGGAGGATGTACGATAGGGCTTGgagtaggtggcagcagtggtgtaATGACCTAGGGGTCGAGGTACTGGACGGGGAAATTCCGTTGTTACTGTTCATTGGCCACGTGAAGGATCAAGGTTGGTCGGTTGCCAAGATCAATGGTTGCATGGCGGGCTTGGCTTTCGGATTCAAGTTGCGGAATTCCCCGGACATTACTAAGTCCTTTTTGGTCCGACAAATTTTGAAGGGTTATAGAAGGTTTCAGCGTGTCAAAGATTCCCGCCTACCGGTGTCCTTTTCGTTATTGTTACAGTTAGGGGAGCAGGTAGCTGGAGTGTGTCGCTCGGCTTGGGAGGTGAGCTTATTTAGACTAGCCTTTGCTCTGGCTTTTTTCGGAGCCTTTCGTTTAGGGGAGTTAGTGTGTGCAAGTGTGCAGCGGGAAGGGGGTCTGAGGAGTGAGGATGTAACGTTATATGACGACAGGGTGCTGATTTATCTGAGATTTtcaaagacggatcaggaggggAGGGGTCATTTAGTCTCATTGTTTGAGGTGCCGGGATGTCTATTGTGTCCAGTACGGTGTTTGCGGGATTTTCAAGGAAGGGCAGGGGTCGCGGCAGGACCGATTCTCAGACACGAGGATGGCTCCTTTTTATCACGATTTCAATTTATAGCGGTATTCAAGAAATGTTTGCGTAATCTAGGAATGGACTCTGGCAagtttacgggtcattccttcaggataGGTGCTGCCACGGAGGCTGCTCGCTTGGGGGTGCGAGATGAAGTGATTAAGCGTATTGGGAGGTGGGAGTCGGAGCGTTTTCGGCTGTATGTGCGTTTAGGGGCAGTTTAA
- the LOC120978864 gene encoding uncharacterized protein LOC120978864 isoform X2 has translation MREVANSAKNANLGMNVPCVAGAMGLADVLEGVDKGGGIVLQKGQTPVRVERMVGHLNRYPNQELAEFLYSGFKFGFHIPSHPLPVLEKRKNLRSALQFPDIVTGKLAKEVSLGRMDGPFVTSPISNLRVSPLGLIPKKEPNKFRLIHHLSFPKGASVNEGIDPELCSVVYASFDAAVEWVRKLGPGTLLAKCDIEAAFRLLPVHPDSLYLLGCFWNGAYFVDRCLPMGCSISCAYFERFSSFLEWVVVQESGCHSVIHYLDDFLCLGPGGSRVCSLLLSTLQSVFECFGVPLAVDKTVGPATELSFLGIVIDTQRMECRLPVDKVSDLRTEVAAALTAKKIRLRDLQSLLGKLNFACRILPMGRIFSRRLASATGGVVSPHHFIRLGRELKGDLKVWDSFLKQFNGRALVMGGVVDAFDFELFTDAAGGAGFGAYCEGQWCAGRWPESWVRKGWVKNVALLELFPIVLAVTLWGEKFRHKKVRFHCDNLGVVQAINRVTASSPPVICLLQQLVLRCLSLNAWVFAVHVPGSSNCIADALSRFQWERFRQLAPEASQVGLVCPESLWEILEVMPRY, from the exons atgaggGAAGTTGCAAATTCGGCCAAAAATGCAAATTTAGGCATGAATGTTCcgtgtgtggcgggggccatggggctagcagatgttttagagggggtagacaaagggggggggatagTTTTGCAAAAGGGGCAGACCCCAGTGCGAGTGGAAAGGATGGTGGGGCATCTAAATAGATATCCGAACCAGGAGTTAGCTGAATTTTTGTATTCAGGGTTTAAGTTCGGTTTTCATATACCTTCACACCCGTTACCAGTCTTAGAGAAGCGGAAGAATTTGCGCTCGGCATTGCAGTTCCCGGACATAGTGACAGGAAAGTTAGCTAAAGAGGTTTCCCTAGGGAGGATGGATGGTCCGTTTGTTACATCACCCATCAGTAACTTGCGAGTTTCCCCTTTGGGTTTGAtccctaagaaggagcctaataAATTTAGGCTCATCCACCATTTATCATTCCCtaagggtgcgtcggtcaatgagggcatTGACCCGGAACTTTGTTCTGTGGTTTATGcctcctttgatgcggctgtggagtGGGTAAGGAAGCTGGGTCCGGGTACCCTGTTGGCAAAATGTGACATTGAAGCGGCATTTCGGTTGTTGCCAGTTCACCCGGATAGTTTGTATTTACTGGGTTGTTTTTGGAATGGCgcttattttgtggataggtgtttgccaatgggctgttcaatatcgtgtgcatattttgagcgtttcagttcttttctggagtgGGTGGTGGTTCAGGAATCAGGTTGTCACTCTgtcattcattatttggatgatttcctgTGTTTGGGGCCGGGGGGATCCAGGGTTTGTTCGTTGTTGTTATCCACATTACAGTCTGTTTTTGAGTGTTTTGGAGTCCCGTTAGCggtggacaaaacggtggggccgGCTACTGAGCTAAGTTTTTTGGGTATTGTCATAGATACAcagcggatggagtgtaggctaccAGTAGACAAAGTGTCAGATTTAAGAACAGAGGTGGCGGCGGCATTGACAGCAAAAAAGATTCGTCTGCGGGACCTGCAGTCTTTGTTGGGCAAATTAAATTTTGCATGCAGAATCCTACCTATGGGCCGCATTTTTAGTAGGAGGTTGGCTTCGGCGACAGGAGGGGTGGTGTCTCCCCACCATTTTATTAGACTAGGCAGGGAGTTGAAAGGGGATTTGAAAGTTTGGGATTCCTTTTTAAAACAGTTTAATGGCAGAGCATTAGTTATGGGGGGGGTGGTTGATGCGTTTGATTTCGAATTGTTTACGGATGCTGCGGGTGGAGCGGGTTTTGGGGCGTACTGTgaagggcagtggtgtgcgggtcggTGGCCTGAGTCCTGGGTACGAAAAGGGTGGGTAAAAAACGTGGCATTGTTGGAACTCTTCCCCATTGTGTTGGCAGTCACGCTCTGGGGGGAGAAGTTTCGGCACAAGAAGGTTCGTttccattgtgacaacttgggagTTGTGCAAGCCATCAACAGGGTAACGGCTTCTTCCCCCCCAGTTATTTGCCTATTGCAGCAGTTGGTTCTCCGGTGTTTGTCCCTTAATGCTTGGGTGTTTGCGGTGCATGTGCCTGGTTCCTCTAACTGTATAGCTGACgcactttctcgttttcagtgggagcggtttcgccAGCTGGCCCCGGAGGCGAGTCAGGTCGGATTGGTGTGTCCAGAGTCGTTGTGGGAGATCCTGGAG GTGATGCCCCGTTATTAG
- the LOC120978864 gene encoding uncharacterized protein LOC120978864 isoform X4: MAEAVEVMLRRLREAADTRGSDWLEQQVTALLGGAEVGTSSPTPAATRPRRVRPPARLSPDLPPRVRRRVRSPTRDPPRREHSKATAASRRGRNPYVRRDPPEAVGPPPQPIAPATGESGPGSAGSPPVPRSRRPAQRGRGSGSRGSSGAARSARAARRRPLQDEPLSVAHEAAPVGARDGRRPCHDALLTEEEDEAVLDGSPPQSRPFGHEDRRADAYMEDRELRRPFPEGGQFATGPDTVEDRGRPGAIPNAPSSDPAGVLPANSASTHQRNVVDPGVVRQESGPAAAGFTAPGQLGDAPLLVWILGHSFVFWGALRADVRQNGRQLGFDRGTAIVRWIGRRGMVWGNVLQEVHRQARLDRVPDILVLHVGGNDLGVRPCRELIRDIRFDFLRLWSLFPSVVTVWSDIVPRKVWREARSVERLNKARIKLNRVIGRFCAKHGAVVVRHPELEAGTGGFWRQDGVHLNAVGIDLWSLDLQGGIETALRVWRNARA; the protein is encoded by the exons ATGGCAGAAGCAGTGGAGGTGATGCTGCGGCGCTTGAGGGAAGCGGCGGACACCAGGGGCAGCGACTGGCTGGAGCAGCAGGTGACCGCATTGCTAGGGGGGGCGGAGGTGGGTACGTCTAGCCCTACTCCAGCAGCTacacggccgcggcgggtacggccgccggcgcgcctgagccctgatttacccccccgggtccggcgccgtgtcaggagccccacaagggaccctccacgccgggAGCATTCTAAGGCTACTGCGgcctcccggcgtgggaggaatccatatGTCCGGCGGGACCCTCCAGAGGCTGTGGGGCCTCCCCCTCAGCCCATCGCGCCAGCAACAGGGGAGTCAGGACCTGGTTCTGCAGGATCCCCTCCTGTCCCCAGGAGTCGGAGGCCTGCTCAGCGTGGGAGAGGtagtggcagcagaggcagcagcggGGCTGCGCGGTCGGCCAGGGCGGCCCGGCGCAGGCCCTTACAGGATGAGCCCCTTTCAGTGGCACACGAGGCTGCGCCTGTAGGTGCCAGGGACGGGCGCAGGCCTTGCCATGATGCGCTtcttacagaggaggaggacgaggctgTTCTGGACGGCTCCCCGCCCCAGAGCAGGCCTTTTGGGCATGAAGACAGGCGTGCAGATGCTtatatggaggacagggagttgcGCAGGCCATTTCCTGAGGGCGGACAGTTCGCTACTGGTCCTGACACCGTTGAGGACAGAGGGCGTCCCGGAGCCATCCCTAACGCACCCAGCAGTGATCCGGCTGGGGTGCTGCCGGCGAACAGCGCAAGTACCCATCAAAGGAACGTCGTGGATCCAGGAGTCGTCCGTCAGGAATCAGGACCTGCGGCTGCCGGGTTCACAGCACCCGGGCAGCTAG GTGATGCCCCGTTATTAGTTTGGATCCTGGGCCATTCGTTCGTGTTCTGGGGGGCATTACGAGCGGATGTTCGGCAGAATGGGCGGCAGCTGGGGTTTGATCGGGGGACAGCCATAGTAAGATGGATCGGACGCAGAGGTATGGTGTGGGGTAATGTTTTGCAGGAGGTTCATCGGCAAGCCAGGTTAGATAGAGTCCCAGATATCTTGGTGTTGCATGTTGGGGGAAATGACCTAGGGGTCCGACCTTGCAGAGAGTTGATCAGGGATATACGTTTTGATTTTTTGCGTTTGTGGTCCCTCTTCCCGTCAGTTGTCACTGTGTGGTCGGACATTGTCCCCAGGAAGGTCTGGAGGGAGGCGAGATCGGTTGAAAGGCTGAATAAGGCTAGGATTAAGCTGAACAGGGTGATTGGGCGGTTCTGTGCCAAACATGGGGCGGTGGTGGTGAGGCACCccgagttggaagcaggaacaGGAGGCTTTTGGAGACAGGATGGAGTCCACCTCAATGCGGTGGGCATTGATTTGTGGTCACTGGACTTGCAGGGAGGTATTGAAACAGCCCTCCGGGTGTGGCGGAACGCGCGAGCTTAA